A single region of the Trueperaceae bacterium genome encodes:
- a CDS encoding quinone oxidoreductase: protein MSRAVFVRAHGGPEALSVEERSVGAPGAGEIKVRNRAIGLNFIDTYQRSGLYQVPLPFVAGNEGAGEVTAVGPGVTDFAVGDRVTYSGPVGAYADERLMPAGRAARVPEGIDFETAAAITLKGITAYYLLFQTWQVREGHTILVHAAAGGTGSLLVPWAKRLGARVLATAGSPAKVARARALGADEAVDYREHDFAPWVREVTGGRGVDVVYDGVGRATFEGSLDCLRPRGLMVSFGNASGPVAVPNLGILATKGSLYLTRPSTTTYMASTEEFRTAVAAVFEAVAAGILAVSVEQRFPLAEAAAAHRALEERRTTGSTVLLP from the coding sequence ATGAGTAGAGCCGTGTTCGTGAGGGCCCACGGCGGCCCGGAGGCGCTGAGCGTCGAGGAGCGGAGCGTGGGTGCGCCCGGCGCGGGCGAGATCAAGGTGCGCAACCGGGCCATCGGCCTCAACTTCATCGACACGTACCAGCGCTCCGGCCTCTACCAGGTGCCGCTGCCGTTCGTGGCGGGCAACGAGGGAGCCGGCGAGGTAACGGCCGTGGGGCCCGGCGTGACCGACTTCGCCGTCGGCGACCGCGTGACGTACTCGGGTCCGGTCGGCGCCTACGCCGACGAGCGCCTCATGCCGGCGGGCCGCGCCGCGCGCGTGCCCGAGGGCATCGACTTCGAGACGGCCGCCGCCATCACCCTCAAGGGGATCACGGCCTACTACCTCCTGTTCCAGACCTGGCAGGTGCGCGAGGGCCATACCATCTTGGTGCACGCCGCCGCGGGCGGCACCGGCTCGCTCCTCGTGCCGTGGGCCAAGCGGCTCGGGGCGCGGGTGCTGGCCACGGCCGGTTCACCCGCCAAGGTGGCGCGTGCCAGGGCGCTCGGCGCCGACGAGGCCGTCGACTACCGCGAGCACGATTTCGCGCCCTGGGTGCGCGAGGTCACCGGCGGCCGGGGGGTGGACGTCGTGTACGACGGCGTCGGCAGGGCGACCTTCGAGGGCTCGCTCGACTGCCTGCGCCCGCGCGGCCTCATGGTGAGCTTCGGCAACGCCTCCGGACCGGTGGCCGTGCCGAACCTCGGGATCCTCGCCACGAAGGGCTCCCTCTACCTGACGCGCCCCTCCACGACCACGTACATGGCGAGCACGGAGGAGTTCCGGACCGCGGTCGCGGCGGTGTTCGAGGCGGTTGCCGCCGGCATCCTCGCCGTGTCCGTCGAGCAGCGCTTCCCGCTGGCGGAGGCGGCCGCCGCCCACCGCGCCCTGGAGGAACGCCGCACCACCGGCTCCACCGTGCTCCTGCCCTGA
- a CDS encoding ABC transporter ATP-binding protein, translating into MDRAGPGEFAVPGERRYDRRSPLRWLLSHLGVYRPLVAAFLAGGVLATVCTSLIPRETGRAFDLVLAGGAARGDVLRVALAVLGLVALRGALELITGFSVETLGQRLERDARRELYVSLLGKSQTFHERHRVGDVMARAANDVRQLNPMMNPGVALIMESALSLAVPIAFIALIDPRLLLAPLLFVLAFAISLRAYLRQLEPVSTAQREQFGVLNAALNETLTGIMVVKSAVQEGAERVRFARNARLFRDHFVRAGLVQARYLPLLFIGLAAALAFAHGVYLLVNGAITTGDLVAYVGLMSVMRFPAFISIFTFYLVQMGLAGARRILELLTAEVDMDENLGGHAARIDGALEFDGVTFAYDAAGSSPALVDVSFEVAPGQTVAIVGQTGAGKSSVTRLVNRIFDATGGSVRVDGVDVRDWNLEALRSQVSVIEQDVFLFSRTVAENISFGVGAAATRADVVAAAKAAQAHDFIVALEDGYDTVIGERGDTLSGGQRQRLAIARALLTDPRILVLDDSTSAIDSATEDAVQRAIDALLRGRTTLMITHRLAQIRRADLVLMLHGGRLVDSGSHAELLGRNDLYRRMFRRYD; encoded by the coding sequence ATCGACCGCGCAGGACCCGGCGAGTTCGCCGTACCCGGGGAGCGTCGCTACGACCGGCGCTCGCCCCTCCGGTGGCTGCTCTCGCACCTGGGCGTCTACCGCCCGCTCGTCGCGGCCTTCCTGGCCGGGGGCGTCCTCGCGACGGTGTGCACGTCACTGATCCCCCGCGAGACCGGGCGCGCCTTCGACCTCGTGCTTGCCGGCGGCGCCGCCCGCGGCGACGTCCTGCGGGTCGCGCTCGCCGTGCTCGGTCTGGTGGCGCTGCGCGGGGCGCTCGAGCTGATCACCGGCTTCTCGGTCGAGACGCTCGGGCAGCGCCTGGAGAGGGACGCGCGCCGCGAGCTCTACGTCAGCCTGCTGGGCAAGAGCCAGACCTTCCACGAACGACACCGCGTGGGTGACGTGATGGCGCGCGCCGCCAACGACGTGCGCCAGCTCAACCCGATGATGAACCCCGGCGTGGCGCTCATCATGGAGTCGGCCTTGAGCCTGGCCGTCCCGATCGCATTCATCGCACTGATCGACCCGCGGCTGCTCCTCGCACCCCTGCTCTTCGTGCTCGCGTTCGCCATCTCGCTCCGCGCCTACCTGCGCCAGCTCGAGCCCGTCTCGACCGCGCAGCGCGAGCAGTTCGGCGTACTGAACGCCGCGCTCAACGAGACGCTGACGGGCATCATGGTCGTCAAGTCGGCCGTGCAGGAGGGCGCCGAGCGGGTGCGGTTCGCCCGCAACGCGAGGCTGTTCCGCGACCACTTCGTGCGCGCCGGCCTGGTGCAGGCGCGCTACCTCCCGCTACTGTTCATAGGCCTGGCGGCGGCACTGGCGTTCGCCCACGGCGTCTACCTGTTGGTGAACGGCGCCATAACCACGGGGGACCTGGTGGCTTACGTCGGCCTCATGAGCGTCATGCGCTTCCCGGCCTTCATCTCGATCTTCACGTTCTACCTCGTGCAGATGGGTCTCGCCGGCGCCCGGCGCATCCTCGAGCTGTTGACGGCCGAGGTCGACATGGACGAGAACCTGGGCGGCCACGCGGCCCGCATCGACGGCGCGCTAGAGTTCGACGGCGTCACGTTCGCCTACGACGCCGCCGGGAGCAGCCCGGCGTTGGTCGACGTGAGCTTCGAGGTCGCCCCCGGGCAGACGGTGGCCATCGTCGGCCAGACCGGCGCCGGCAAGAGCTCCGTCACGCGGCTCGTGAACCGCATCTTCGACGCCACCGGCGGCAGCGTGCGGGTCGACGGCGTCGACGTGCGGGACTGGAACCTGGAGGCGCTGCGCTCGCAGGTCTCCGTGATCGAGCAGGACGTCTTCCTCTTCTCGCGGACCGTGGCGGAGAACATCTCCTTCGGAGTGGGCGCCGCCGCGACGCGAGCCGACGTCGTCGCCGCCGCGAAGGCGGCGCAGGCGCACGACTTCATAGTGGCGCTCGAGGACGGCTACGACACGGTCATCGGCGAGCGCGGCGACACGTTGTCGGGCGGCCAGCGCCAGCGGCTGGCCATCGCGCGGGCCCTGCTGACGGACCCTCGCATCCTGGTGCTCGACGACTCGACGAGCGCCATCGACAGCGCGACCGAGGACGCCGTGCAGCGCGCCATCGACGCCCTGCTGCGGGGTCGCACCACGCTCATGATCACGCACAGGCTGGCGCAGATCAGGCGCGCCGACCTGGTGCTAATGCTGCACGGCGGCCGCCTCGTCGACAGCGGCTCGCACGCCGAGCTGCTCGGGCGCAACGATCTCTACCGGCGCATGTTCAGGCGGTACGACTGA
- a CDS encoding EamA family transporter, whose amino-acid sequence MADGATVLLAGLGAAAAFGTGDFSGGLATRRDPVVRVVALAHLLSLALYLALALASGEALPSPADALWGALAGLAGVAGLAALYRGLALGPMGAVAATSGALGVAVPVLASLLLGGHLGGPQVVGVLMALAGITLISRVRARGGGGLGLAVVAGVAFGAFYVFLGQTQPGALFWPLVTSRFVSAGIMVALARRGPGLRPRSPLWIGASSLLDALGNVLFVLAAQTGLLAEASVLSNLYPAVTALLAILFLRERLRGEQWWGVAATLTAVPLIAWPA is encoded by the coding sequence GTGGCTGACGGCGCCACCGTGCTGTTGGCGGGGCTGGGAGCGGCGGCGGCCTTCGGGACCGGCGACTTCAGCGGCGGCCTGGCAACCAGGCGCGACCCCGTCGTCCGCGTCGTCGCCCTCGCGCATCTCCTGTCCCTCGCCCTCTACCTGGCCTTGGCGTTGGCGTCCGGCGAGGCGCTCCCGAGTCCCGCCGACGCGCTGTGGGGCGCCCTGGCCGGCCTGGCTGGCGTGGCCGGGTTGGCGGCCCTATACCGCGGGCTGGCGCTCGGGCCCATGGGCGCGGTGGCCGCCACGAGCGGCGCCCTCGGCGTGGCGGTGCCGGTGTTGGCGAGCCTGCTGCTGGGCGGACATCTGGGCGGACCCCAGGTCGTGGGGGTCCTCATGGCGCTCGCCGGCATCACCCTCATCAGCCGGGTGCGGGCCCGCGGCGGTGGCGGGCTGGGCCTCGCGGTGGTGGCGGGCGTGGCGTTCGGCGCCTTCTACGTGTTCCTGGGGCAGACGCAGCCCGGCGCGCTCTTCTGGCCGCTGGTGACCTCCCGGTTCGTCTCCGCCGGGATCATGGTGGCGCTGGCGCGGCGCGGCCCTGGCCTCCGCCCGCGCTCGCCCCTGTGGATCGGCGCCTCGTCGCTACTCGACGCGCTCGGCAACGTGCTGTTCGTGTTGGCGGCCCAGACGGGCCTGCTGGCGGAAGCGAGCGTTCTCTCCAACCTCTACCCCGCCGTAACGGCGCTGCTCGCCATCCTGTTCCTGCGCGAGCGCCTGCGCGGCGAGCAGTGGTGGGGGGTGGCCGCGACGTTGACGGCGGTGCCGCTCATCGCCTGGCCGGCTTGA
- a CDS encoding ABC transporter ATP-binding protein, whose protein sequence is MGFVLDGLQAEGYDREYSDAELVRRIGGYFRPHLAVMLVVGVSVFLAAMLDAALPVLVSAGIDRLADAGVPAREQWRRVGWLVAAFGVAGALSWGFNFLRQWLTARAVGDVVLELREDAFDAVLERDMSFYDEYSTGRVVSRVTSDTQDFSNVVTLTLNLISQVLQVGILLAVLLYIDARLALIALAIAPVVVAIALGFRRLARQVTRQARRVLAEVNANVQESITGIGVAKTFRQEEAVYDRFVTVNDQSYRLNLLQGYVFTAIFPVLSIVGGLGTALILYFGGDRALAGSITPGEWFLFVQAVTLFWFPLTSIASFWSQFQLGLSASERVFALIDAEPRVVQTGEEVLTSVAGDVRFEGVDFAYASHEPVLAGFDLHIRAGETVALVGHTGAGKSSIGKLVARFYEFQGGRLLVDGHDVTRLDLAAYRRHLGVVQQTPFLFSGTVRDNVRYARPGATDDEVVRASARIGGGDWLSALPRGLDTEVGEGGRGVSLGQRQLVAIARVLLQDPRILILDEATASVDPLTEAQIQEGLAEAFTNRTAIVIAHRLSTVRAADRILVLEHGRVVEEGSHEALLERGGRYAALYRAYFRHQRADYDPAAPG, encoded by the coding sequence ATGGGCTTCGTCCTGGACGGCCTCCAGGCCGAGGGGTACGACCGCGAGTACTCCGATGCGGAGCTCGTGCGGCGCATCGGAGGGTACTTCCGGCCGCACCTCGCCGTGATGCTCGTCGTCGGCGTCAGCGTCTTCCTCGCCGCGATGCTGGACGCCGCCCTGCCGGTCCTGGTGTCGGCGGGGATCGACCGCCTCGCCGACGCCGGGGTGCCGGCACGGGAGCAGTGGCGCCGCGTCGGCTGGCTCGTGGCCGCGTTCGGCGTCGCTGGCGCCCTGTCATGGGGGTTCAACTTCCTGCGGCAGTGGCTCACCGCCCGCGCCGTCGGCGACGTCGTCCTCGAGCTGCGCGAGGACGCCTTCGACGCCGTGCTGGAGCGCGACATGTCGTTCTACGACGAGTACTCCACCGGGCGCGTCGTCAGCCGCGTGACGTCGGACACGCAGGACTTCTCCAACGTGGTCACCCTCACCCTCAACCTGATAAGCCAGGTGCTCCAGGTGGGCATCTTGTTGGCTGTGCTCCTCTACATCGACGCGCGGCTCGCGCTCATCGCGTTGGCGATAGCGCCCGTGGTCGTGGCCATCGCCCTCGGCTTCAGGCGCCTGGCGAGGCAGGTAACGCGGCAGGCGCGGCGCGTCCTGGCCGAGGTCAACGCCAACGTGCAGGAGTCCATCACCGGCATAGGGGTGGCCAAGACGTTCCGCCAGGAGGAGGCCGTCTACGACCGCTTCGTGACCGTGAACGACCAGTCGTACCGACTCAACCTGCTGCAGGGTTACGTCTTCACGGCCATCTTCCCGGTCCTGTCGATCGTGGGGGGCCTGGGCACGGCGCTCATCCTCTACTTCGGTGGCGACCGCGCGCTGGCGGGGAGCATCACACCCGGCGAGTGGTTCCTGTTCGTGCAGGCCGTGACGCTCTTCTGGTTCCCCCTCACCTCGATCGCCTCCTTCTGGAGCCAGTTCCAGTTGGGACTGTCGGCAAGCGAGCGCGTCTTCGCCCTCATCGATGCGGAGCCGCGCGTCGTGCAGACGGGCGAGGAGGTGCTCACCTCAGTGGCCGGCGACGTGCGCTTCGAGGGCGTCGACTTCGCCTACGCGAGCCACGAGCCCGTGCTTGCCGGCTTCGACCTACACATCAGGGCGGGCGAGACGGTGGCGCTCGTCGGACACACGGGCGCCGGCAAGTCGAGCATCGGGAAGCTCGTGGCGCGCTTCTACGAGTTCCAGGGCGGCCGCCTGCTGGTGGACGGTCACGACGTGACACGCCTCGACCTCGCCGCCTACCGCAGGCACCTTGGCGTGGTGCAACAGACGCCCTTCCTCTTCTCGGGGACGGTGCGCGACAACGTCCGCTACGCCCGGCCCGGCGCCACGGACGACGAGGTCGTCAGGGCGTCGGCCCGCATCGGTGGGGGCGACTGGCTGAGCGCGCTGCCGCGCGGCCTCGACACGGAGGTGGGCGAGGGCGGCCGCGGCGTGTCGCTCGGTCAACGGCAACTCGTCGCCATCGCGCGCGTCCTGCTGCAGGACCCGCGCATCCTGATCCTCGACGAGGCGACGGCCAGCGTCGACCCACTCACCGAGGCGCAGATCCAGGAGGGCCTGGCCGAGGCGTTCACCAATAGGACGGCCATCGTGATCGCCCACAGGCTGTCCACCGTGCGGGCCGCCGACCGCATCCTCGTGCTGGAACACGGCCGCGTGGTGGAGGAGGGCAGCCACGAGGCCCTGCTGGAGCGGGGCGGACGGTACGCGGCGCTGTACCGGGCGTACTTCAGGCACCAGCGGGCAGACTACGATCCCGCCGCGCCGGGGTAG
- a CDS encoding NUDIX hydrolase encodes MARREFVVAAAILLDPKGRVLLVGNDWQGHGRVRYTLPGGVVERGESTLDALEREVMEETGLEITSIHHLAYSVHVEDRRRNDRAVSFAFVAAYKGLLNPRDPDGFIVEARFFPVEEVATIVPIPPLRDPLVTYLRERVPGRFYTYGGWDGRSPRAV; translated from the coding sequence GTGGCGCGGCGTGAGTTCGTCGTTGCCGCGGCCATACTGCTCGACCCCAAGGGGCGAGTGCTGCTCGTAGGCAACGACTGGCAAGGGCACGGGCGCGTCCGCTACACGCTACCGGGCGGCGTCGTCGAGCGCGGCGAGTCGACCCTCGACGCCCTCGAACGCGAGGTCATGGAGGAGACGGGGCTCGAGATCACCTCGATCCACCACCTGGCCTACAGCGTGCACGTCGAGGACAGGCGCCGCAACGACCGCGCCGTGTCGTTCGCGTTCGTGGCCGCCTACAAGGGGCTCCTCAACCCGCGCGACCCCGACGGCTTCATCGTAGAGGCGCGCTTCTTCCCGGTAGAGGAGGTGGCCACCATCGTCCCCATCCCACCGCTTCGCGACCCGCTCGTGACGTACCTGCGCGAGCGCGTGCCCGGCCGCTTCTACACGTACGGCGGTTGGGACGGCCGCTCCCCCCGGGCGGTGTGA
- a CDS encoding ABC transporter substrate-binding protein — MRRLLCTLAACVALAIPGFAFGANELRVGVVASRSSAAGAAQTLVATAWAARLRAAGGVFGLPVRLLLGDDGGSADLAVSLAREQVEAGALVVICCTTHEATAAVARYAEEAGVTLLAPRSWTASNVIPYWAFSLAPSDTDVAAAIVADAYRHGRASLALLAPDDDATAALANDLAALGALVGIRVVADERYPPEQAEVRPEALLVASHRPASVVVWGGPGDLARTATALTRRGYEGPVYGRSAALYPGEQALAWRAVDGVRFAVPPAAVAGGVGAGTRALPGEPAGGPLGICADAARRDAERLRSATSDPQPLATAPVLAALDVTAAALEQLLALQVPLTDPAAVRQAVRDALVGLPEQCSGAGAIDLEEGRRGAVRARSLSIAVATPTGLVAE, encoded by the coding sequence TTGAGAAGGCTCCTCTGCACGTTGGCGGCTTGCGTCGCCTTGGCCATACCCGGCTTCGCGTTCGGCGCGAACGAGCTTCGCGTCGGCGTCGTAGCCTCGCGCTCGTCCGCCGCCGGGGCGGCGCAGACGTTGGTGGCGACGGCGTGGGCGGCCCGGCTCAGGGCGGCGGGCGGCGTCTTCGGGCTGCCGGTCCGGCTCTTGCTCGGGGACGACGGCGGCAGCGCCGACCTGGCGGTGAGCCTGGCGCGCGAGCAGGTCGAGGCCGGCGCGTTGGTCGTGATCTGCTGCACCACCCACGAAGCCACCGCCGCGGTGGCCCGCTACGCCGAGGAGGCCGGCGTCACCCTGCTGGCACCGCGGAGCTGGACAGCCTCTAACGTCATCCCCTACTGGGCCTTCTCCTTGGCGCCGTCGGACACGGACGTGGCGGCAGCCATCGTGGCCGACGCCTACCGTCACGGCCGCGCCAGCCTCGCCCTGTTGGCCCCGGACGACGACGCCACCGCGGCACTGGCTAACGACCTCGCGGCGCTCGGGGCCCTCGTCGGCATCCGCGTGGTGGCGGACGAGCGTTACCCGCCCGAGCAGGCGGAGGTGCGGCCCGAGGCGCTCCTGGTGGCGAGCCACCGGCCCGCTAGCGTCGTCGTGTGGGGCGGCCCGGGCGACCTGGCACGGACCGCGACGGCGTTGACGCGCCGCGGTTACGAGGGTCCCGTCTACGGCCGGAGCGCGGCGCTCTACCCGGGCGAGCAGGCCCTGGCGTGGCGCGCCGTCGACGGCGTGCGCTTCGCCGTTCCACCGGCCGCCGTCGCCGGCGGGGTCGGGGCCGGCACGCGGGCGTTGCCGGGCGAGCCGGCGGGCGGACCGCTTGGGATCTGTGCCGACGCGGCCCGGCGCGACGCGGAGAGGCTGAGGTCGGCGACGAGCGATCCGCAGCCGTTGGCGACCGCGCCGGTGTTGGCGGCTCTCGACGTGACGGCCGCGGCACTCGAGCAGCTCCTCGCCCTGCAGGTGCCGCTGACCGACCCGGCTGCCGTCCGTCAGGCCGTGCGCGACGCCCTGGTCGGCCTGCCCGAACAGTGCAGCGGTGCCGGCGCCATCGACCTCGAGGAGGGGCGCCGCGGCGCGGTGCGGGCTCGCAGCCTGTCCATCGCCGTGGCCACACCGACCGGTCTGGTCGCCGAATAG
- a CDS encoding trypsin-like peptidase domain-containing protein translates to MRFARSLLVSTLLTLLGMAAAQAMPREVRLSILQAVVQVIPYDTATEDLVDWSGSGTIISPSGYVLTNYHVAGDLATRRYYDWHTIWVTDPEFTDQPPEFYFWAQYVAGDPTHDLALLKIVEWYDEEPVGSDFVFPHVEVGDSNQLIPGDPITIVGYPGISGSTITFTSGLMSGWVGENFETGGKQWIKTDGKISHGNSGGGAFDENGYLIGVPTAGRTVKYDELDTEEQAYVRPISLAWALIGPNVTDVARAKSTSGVRASTPGPTVTPPAGGGGTPALPSSGVGPCDFCTVGDLALGKQVENEIGGVPERVNFHTYTISVPSGTPTLTIVLDSDHDLDIAVKFGTPVESWSDEGDWDYRDVTEAAGATFTVSLPTPGTWYVDVIQAYEQGVTSYSLSAR, encoded by the coding sequence ATGCGGTTCGCACGCTCGCTGCTCGTCTCGACACTACTGACGCTGCTCGGCATGGCCGCGGCGCAGGCCATGCCGCGTGAGGTGAGGCTGAGCATCCTGCAGGCCGTGGTTCAGGTCATCCCGTACGACACTGCGACGGAGGACCTCGTCGACTGGTCCGGCTCGGGCACGATCATCAGCCCCTCGGGGTACGTGCTGACCAACTACCACGTCGCCGGCGACCTCGCCACGCGCCGCTACTACGACTGGCACACCATCTGGGTCACCGACCCCGAGTTCACGGACCAGCCGCCCGAGTTCTACTTCTGGGCGCAGTACGTGGCCGGCGACCCGACGCACGACCTGGCCCTCCTCAAGATCGTCGAGTGGTACGACGAGGAGCCGGTGGGTAGCGACTTCGTCTTCCCGCACGTCGAGGTGGGCGACTCGAACCAGCTCATCCCCGGCGACCCGATAACCATCGTCGGTTACCCGGGCATCTCCGGTTCGACCATCACCTTCACCTCGGGCCTCATGTCCGGCTGGGTCGGCGAGAACTTCGAGACCGGCGGCAAGCAGTGGATCAAGACCGACGGGAAGATCTCACACGGCAACTCTGGCGGCGGCGCGTTCGACGAGAACGGCTACCTCATCGGCGTCCCCACGGCCGGACGGACGGTCAAGTACGACGAGCTGGACACGGAGGAGCAGGCGTACGTGCGGCCGATCAGCCTCGCATGGGCCCTGATCGGGCCGAACGTGACCGACGTCGCTCGCGCCAAGAGCACCTCCGGGGTCAGGGCGTCGACGCCCGGCCCCACCGTCACGCCACCGGCGGGGGGTGGGGGCACGCCCGCACTGCCGAGCAGCGGTGTGGGGCCGTGCGACTTCTGCACCGTCGGCGACCTGGCGCTCGGCAAGCAGGTCGAGAACGAGATCGGCGGCGTCCCGGAGCGGGTCAACTTCCACACCTACACGATCTCCGTGCCCAGCGGCACCCCGACCCTCACCATCGTCCTCGACTCCGACCACGACCTCGACATCGCCGTCAAGTTCGGCACGCCGGTCGAGTCGTGGAGCGACGAAGGTGATTGGGACTACCGCGACGTGACGGAGGCGGCCGGCGCCACCTTCACGGTGTCGCTGCCCACGCCGGGCACCTGGTACGTCGACGTCATCCAGGCCTACGAGCAGGGCGTGACCAGCTACAGCCTCTCGGCGCGCTGA
- a CDS encoding MFS transporter, which yields MTPRAAVSLLFLVNGFVLANWLTRIPDVARALHLGSGQVGTALLGMAVGALSAFPLTGGLITRFGSARVTVGFAAVYALSLPALALAPSLPWLLVALALFGFGNGGMDVAMNAQGVEVERWMRRPIMNALHGFFSLGGLVGAATGGAVASAAVPVPWHFVAVAGAALVGVAGARGRLRPDEATAAGRGGAPVFTLPARALWGLGAVGVCAAIGEGAIGDWSALYLRGSLGTGPGLAALGYAAFSVTMLIGRFAGDSLVARFGPAAVVRAGGALAAVGLAAGLAVPLPALALVGFAAVGLGLAVVIPLVYAAAGAHPTIPRGVAVAGVATIGYSGFLVGPPLLGWLADLASLRVALLLVAALSGLIVVLPRVDP from the coding sequence GTGACGCCCCGCGCCGCTGTCTCCCTACTGTTCCTCGTGAACGGCTTCGTCCTCGCCAACTGGCTTACCCGCATCCCCGACGTGGCGCGCGCCCTGCACCTGGGAAGCGGTCAGGTGGGCACCGCGCTCCTCGGCATGGCGGTGGGGGCACTCAGCGCCTTCCCGCTCACGGGCGGCCTCATAACGCGCTTCGGTAGCGCCCGCGTGACGGTCGGCTTCGCGGCGGTGTACGCCCTGTCGCTGCCCGCCCTCGCGCTCGCGCCGAGCCTGCCGTGGCTGCTGGTGGCGCTCGCCCTCTTCGGCTTCGGGAACGGGGGGATGGACGTGGCCATGAACGCCCAGGGCGTGGAGGTCGAGCGGTGGATGCGCCGACCCATCATGAACGCTCTCCACGGCTTCTTCAGCCTGGGCGGCCTGGTCGGCGCGGCGACGGGTGGCGCCGTCGCGTCAGCGGCCGTGCCGGTGCCGTGGCACTTCGTGGCCGTGGCGGGCGCGGCGCTCGTCGGCGTTGCCGGCGCGCGCGGGCGGTTGCGACCCGACGAGGCGACGGCGGCCGGGCGGGGCGGCGCGCCCGTCTTCACCCTGCCGGCACGCGCCCTGTGGGGCCTGGGCGCGGTGGGCGTCTGCGCCGCCATCGGCGAGGGCGCCATCGGCGACTGGAGCGCCCTCTACCTGCGCGGTTCGCTAGGGACGGGCCCGGGCCTCGCGGCGCTCGGCTACGCCGCGTTCTCGGTCACCATGCTGATCGGCCGCTTCGCCGGCGACAGTCTCGTGGCGCGCTTCGGTCCGGCAGCGGTCGTGAGGGCGGGCGGGGCCCTGGCCGCCGTCGGGCTGGCCGCGGGGTTGGCCGTGCCGCTACCGGCCCTGGCGCTGGTGGGGTTCGCGGCCGTCGGGCTCGGACTCGCCGTCGTCATCCCGCTCGTCTACGCCGCCGCCGGCGCCCACCCCACCATCCCGCGGGGCGTCGCCGTTGCCGGGGTGGCGACCATCGGGTATAGCGGCTTCCTCGTCGGCCCACCCCTCCTCGGTTGGCTGGCCGACCTGGCGTCGCTGCGCGTCGCCCTCCTGCTCGTGGCCGCCCTGAGCGGGCTCATCGTCGTCCTGCCCCGCGTCGACCCGTAG
- the prfA gene encoding peptide chain release factor 1: MTERTQALKYELETLERSLADPALLADAAGYRETMRRYSEVKEVVDAATTVERLAAQLAGLDEFLADPDLRSEAESEARRVEAALGAARADLERLLTPRDPYDSKDVIVEIRAAAGGDEASLFAREMLGMYLKYAADLGFKTELLDSHPTEVGGLAKVSFAVAGRGAYRAFKFESGVHRVQRVPATEAQGRIHTSTVTVAVLPEADDVDVRLSPNDYRVDVYRSSGPGGQSVNTTDSAVRVTYHPGEPDEIIVTCQDGKSQIKNKERALTVLRARLLERERERAQSEAREARIVQIGTGDRSERIRTYNFPQSRVTDHRIDYTTHDLSGVLAGALADLTDALQTEEQTRLALAAATAGAHDLAGKARGAA, translated from the coding sequence ATGACAGAGAGAACCCAGGCCCTCAAGTACGAGCTCGAGACGCTGGAGCGCAGCCTCGCCGACCCGGCGCTGCTCGCTGACGCCGCCGGCTACCGCGAGACCATGCGGCGCTACAGCGAGGTGAAGGAGGTCGTCGACGCCGCCACCACGGTCGAGCGCCTGGCGGCCCAACTCGCCGGTCTCGACGAGTTCCTCGCCGACCCCGACCTCAGGTCGGAGGCCGAGTCCGAGGCGCGCCGCGTCGAGGCGGCGCTCGGCGCGGCGCGCGCCGACCTCGAGCGCCTCCTCACCCCCCGCGACCCGTACGACTCGAAGGACGTGATCGTCGAGATCCGCGCCGCCGCGGGCGGCGACGAGGCGTCGCTCTTCGCGCGCGAGATGCTCGGCATGTACCTCAAGTACGCAGCCGACCTCGGCTTCAAGACGGAGCTGCTCGACTCCCACCCCACCGAGGTCGGCGGCCTCGCCAAGGTGTCGTTCGCCGTCGCCGGCCGCGGCGCCTACCGCGCCTTCAAGTTCGAGTCGGGCGTCCACCGCGTGCAGCGCGTACCGGCCACGGAAGCGCAGGGCCGCATCCACACGAGCACCGTCACCGTGGCGGTCCTGCCCGAGGCCGACGACGTCGACGTGCGCCTCTCCCCCAACGACTACAGGGTCGACGTCTACCGCTCGAGCGGCCCCGGCGGTCAGTCGGTCAACACCACCGACTCGGCCGTGCGGGTCACCTACCACCCCGGCGAACCCGACGAGATCATCGTCACCTGCCAGGACGGCAAGTCGCAGATCAAGAACAAGGAGCGCGCGCTCACGGTGCTGCGCGCCCGCCTGCTCGAACGCGAACGCGAACGCGCCCAGAGCGAGGCCCGCGAGGCGCGGATCGTTCAGATCGGCACCGGTGACCGCTCCGAGCGCATCCGCACGTACAACTTCCCCCAGTCGCGGGTCACCGACCACCGCATCGACTACACCACCCACGACCTGAGCGGCGTGCTCGCCGGCGCCCTCGCGGACCTGACCGACGCGCTCCAGACCGAGGAGCAGACTCGCTTGGCGCTGGCCGCCGCCACCGCCGGTGCCCACGACCTCGCCGGCAAGGCCCGTGGCGCGGCGTGA